The stretch of DNA CACGCGGCCCTCGGCCATATCGCGCTCTTTGAGTATGGAAACCGACGAGCGCACCGCCGCCTCGTTTGCCGACAATGCGGCGGCATAGGCGCGCATCCTTCTTCGCTCCACGGCCTTCATCCCGAAATCGGACATGCGCTGCGAGCTGGTCAGGTTGGGTTCCCAGTCCTGGAGCAGGCCGCGCATCTGCTCGTCCGTGAGCATTTCCAGCCTGCCCTGCTGGACTGGCTTGGATATTTCGTAGCTCAGCCCCTGCGAGACGCGGAAACTGCTTTTGCCCGTGCGCGGCGGCACGCGGTAGGATAGTATCACGTCGCCGGAAACCACATAAAGCATCATCCGGCCTATGTCGTCGGCGTTTATCACGAATTCCGCGCCGGAGCCGCGCACGACGGTGTTCTCCATCCGCATTTCAAAGACCGTGGCGCTGTCCAGATGCGGCAGGCGGACCTTCACCTTGCCGTGATAAAGCATGATTCTGGTCGCCAGCTCCTGATTCTGCTCCAGCTCCAGCAGCGAATTGGGTCTTACCCATACCGTCGCGCCGCTCTCAAATTCCAACTGGGCGGAGCCATCCGCGCCGGCGCGCAGCTTGCCGTTTTCGGAAAGATAGGAACTGTTCCTTGCCGGTTGCCAGGCGTCCATTTCCAGCAGCCTGCGCTCCACCTTGCCGCCGACGGTCAGAATCTGCGCCGGGTCGGCGAAAGCGGGCGGGGCCGCAAGGCAGACGGCAAGAAAACAGGCTCGTCTCATAAATTCACAGCGGCAGCGACAGGGTGAATACCGCGCCCTTTCCCGGTTCGGATTTGACCGACACCGCCCCCCCGTGCGCCTCCGCGGTTTTTTTGACAAAGGCCAGCCCGATTCCCCAGCCCTCCACCTGGCCGGAAAAAGAGCTTTCCACCTGGTAGAATTTGTCGAAAATCTTCGCCTGCTCCTCCGGCGGTATTCCGGCGCCGTCGTCTTCAACCTCTATAAGCAGGCGGCTTTCCTCCGCGCGGGCGGAGAGTTTCACATGCTTGTCCGGCGCGGGGTTGAATTTGCGCGCGTTGTCCAGCAGGCATTCCACGGCCTTGCGCAGCAGCCGGCCGTCGCCCTGAATTTGTGGCAGCCCCTTCTGGCAGGAAAGCGAGAACATGACGCGCGGTGCCGGAAGAGGGTCTTTTGTCTCGAAATTCACGCCGGCTGCGGCGCAGTCGCGCGAGAAAAACACAGCCGCCTCCTCCAGCAGTTCGGCGGGGGCGATAGCGGTTTTACTGAGGGAGGCCGCGTCCATGTCGTCTATGGCCACGAAATTGAGTATCTGGTCTACCAGAACGGCCAGCTTGCGGCCCTGCATGTTGATGGTGTCCGCCGATTTTTTCAAAAAAGGCGGGCTGCCTTCCGGCATCTCCTCGGCCATGGTCTGCGAATAGCCGGTTATCACCGAAAGCGGTGTGCGCAGCTTGTGCGACACCAGCGAGAGGAAATTGCGCGCCAGCAGCTGCTCCGTCCTGCGCGCGGTTACATCGCGGAACAGCCACAGCCAGCCCTCGCAGAATTTTGCGTCCTTTTCCCCGTGCGAGACAAGCCGTATGGCCGAGCCTTCCAGAAAAAGTTTTTTCGGGCTTTGGCGTTCCATTTCAAAAGTTACGACATTGCCCGGCGCGGAAAGCGCGATTTCCAGCGGGGGCTTCATCGTCATGCCGGAAAAGATGTCTTTTACGCCAAGCGCCTCGTCCCGCTGCGGGAAATACTGCCTGGCCGCGTCGTTGGCCAGCAGCACCCTGCCGGCGGGATCCGTCATTATCGCGCCTTCGCTGGTGGTGGCAAACACTATGTGCAGGCGGCGCTTTTCCTCCCGCAGCGAGGAAAACAGCCGCGCATTTTCTATCGCCACCGCGGCCTGGGAGGCCAGCGCCTCAAAAGCGCGCACGTCCCTGTCTGTGAACGGTCCGTCGGCGTGGTTTACCGCCTGAAGCACGCCTATGACGCGGCCTTTCATTATCATCGGCGCCGACAGGGTGGAGCGGGTCACAAACCCCGATTTCTCGTCCACCTTGCCGCTGTGCCGCGAATCCGACGCGGCGTCGTTGGCGAGAATGGTCTTTTCCTGCTGGGCGCACAGCCCGGCATAGCCCTCGCCCAGTTTGAGGCGCATGGCCTGCACCTGCGGCGGCAGGCCCAGCGCGATGTCGAAATAAAGTTCCCCGGCTTTCTCGTCCAGCAGGTAAAGCGAGGCGCGCTCCGCCCCCGCCAGCCGGGCGGCGATGCGGATGATGTCGTTAAGCAGGTCGCCCAGTTCCAGCTTGGACGACAGCAGCCTGCCGGTGGTTACCAGCATCTCAAGGCTGTCGGCCTGGCGTCTTGTGGTCTCGTCCAGCATATCAGAACCTCACGTTGAACGCCGCCCCGTAGTAGTTGAGCGCGCCGCTGCCAGCGTTCGGGGCGACCCAGTTGTAGTTTACGTCCAGATTCGCATTGTCGGTTATCTTCGCGCGTATTCCTCCGGTAAGCGAATGCGCGCAGGGCGTGTTCACGGCGTACTCTATGTAATGGTAGCCGATTTTGACAAAAGACTGCTCGTCCTCCGGCATTGAGCGGGTGTATTCAAACCCCGCGCTCCACAGCGGCGGCGCGGTTACAGACCACAACGTCCCCAGGAAGGCGACGTTGTTCTGGTCCATCGCCAGTTCCGGCAGCGAGACATTGCGGATTCCCCGGAAATACTGGAACACGGAGGCTGTCGCCGCCAGGAAGAACTGCTTGAAGCATTCCTCCTGGAACTGCGCCTCATAAACCAGCTGCGGCAGGGTTTTCCTGGAAAACGAGCCGTCGGAAAAATTAAAAGCGGTGGTCTGCGACGCCGCCCCAAGCCCGAGCGCCCAGCGGAGCTTGATGTCTTTATCGCTGCTTGGCAGATTCCACAGACGCTGCGTATACAGCCCTGCGGCGGAGGTGGGGACCAGGCTGGTTCCGTGATAATAAAAAGGCCGCAGCACCGTTATGCCGGAGTCCGAAACGCGGTACCATGGCAGCCGCGCGGAGTACGCCTCGTCGGACAGCCAGGGGTTTTTGACGAAATTCATCTCCAGCCCCGCCACGGCGGCGGTGGAAACCGCGCCGTAGAAAGCCAGCGTCTGGTAATTGTAGCCGTCCGCCCCGAAGCCGCCCTCGGCCTTCGCCCAGTAGGCCGCGTGTGCGGGCCGCGCCACGGCCAGAGCGGCCAGAACAAAAAAGAGTTTTCTCATGTCCACCTGAT from Elusimicrobiales bacterium encodes:
- a CDS encoding ATP-binding protein — translated: MLDETTRRQADSLEMLVTTGRLLSSKLELGDLLNDIIRIAARLAGAERASLYLLDEKAGELYFDIALGLPPQVQAMRLKLGEGYAGLCAQQEKTILANDAASDSRHSGKVDEKSGFVTRSTLSAPMIMKGRVIGVLQAVNHADGPFTDRDVRAFEALASQAAVAIENARLFSSLREEKRRLHIVFATTSEGAIMTDPAGRVLLANDAARQYFPQRDEALGVKDIFSGMTMKPPLEIALSAPGNVVTFEMERQSPKKLFLEGSAIRLVSHGEKDAKFCEGWLWLFRDVTARRTEQLLARNFLSLVSHKLRTPLSVITGYSQTMAEEMPEGSPPFLKKSADTINMQGRKLAVLVDQILNFVAIDDMDAASLSKTAIAPAELLEEAAVFFSRDCAAAGVNFETKDPLPAPRVMFSLSCQKGLPQIQGDGRLLRKAVECLLDNARKFNPAPDKHVKLSARAEESRLLIEVEDDGAGIPPEEQAKIFDKFYQVESSFSGQVEGWGIGLAFVKKTAEAHGGAVSVKSEPGKGAVFTLSLPL